Proteins encoded in a region of the Oscillospiraceae bacterium MB24-C1 genome:
- a CDS encoding phage holin family protein, whose amino-acid sequence MKTNEVKGIFIAIFTVINAWLGTLAPLVYLLLILQITDYITGVTAAPYRGETRNSDKGFRGIAKKLCMLVLVGLGMALDWLLIFAAATLGMVSPVKCLFAALVAIWLVANEILSILENIGDIGVKSPAFLLPMVKWVQQQAEEKGKSGV is encoded by the coding sequence ATGAAAACAAATGAGGTCAAAGGAATATTTATCGCGATATTTACGGTCATTAACGCATGGTTGGGAACGCTGGCTCCGCTGGTCTATCTGCTGCTGATTTTGCAGATTACCGATTATATTACCGGCGTGACTGCGGCACCCTATCGCGGTGAGACGCGCAACAGCGACAAGGGCTTTCGTGGGATTGCAAAAAAGCTGTGCATGCTGGTGCTGGTCGGCCTTGGTATGGCGCTTGACTGGCTGCTGATTTTCGCCGCTGCAACGCTCGGTATGGTGTCGCCGGTCAAATGCCTGTTTGCTGCGCTGGTAGCAATCTGGTTGGTTGCCAATGAAATTCTTAGTATTCTGGAGAACATCGGCGACATTGGCGTGAAGTCGCCCGCATTCCTGCTGCCTATGGTCAAGTGGGTGCAGCAGCAGGCCGAAGAAAAAGGCAAGTCGGGGGTGTAG